From the Priestia koreensis genome, one window contains:
- a CDS encoding Z1 domain-containing protein, which translates to MKTNGICYTHLQRKNQYEKEMKACIEQTVDLLQRHTTNERKPGMLLGKIQSGKTRTFIGVTGLAFDNGYDAVIVLTKGTKALAQQTYERLKEEYKTLSESDCVQVFDIMKIPTNLIAYELEQKLVFVVKKEIHNMKRLHDALLRYPQLKDRNVLIIDDEADYASLGFTKTQQETTEINAIAGQIDELRKELKKSAFLQVTATPYSLYLQPDELKVSETSPVFMPIKPAFTVLVPTPSTYIGSEYYFENEAVRKSLFVPIDERELMALKKPDRRRLKLEEVLTSKSIETLRRSVLSFLVGGVVRRIQQRKEGKTLEKYSFIIHTQQAKSSHDWQENVVLTLKERLGQLAVDQPVALQQMLEKCYEEMEPALESPPPKQDVVYEALFMLQKDYLLVTTVNSEKEMNQLLDEQGQLKLRAPLNIFIGGQILDRGITIRNLIGFYYGRNPRSFQQDTVLQHSRMFGYRSPEDLSVTKFYTTEEIYEVMEKIHDFDTGLRTAFEQGGQNRGVVFIEQDFSSRLIPCSPNKLLLSQTTTLKPLKRILPIGFQTGYKTYIAKTVKELDRRIKSRWTEKKPFLIDIEEAIDYVRLIKQTFDQQEGKQWDESSFIASMSYLSRYTNSKHKGKVWCVVRSGRNMSRVRANGRFEDAPDTTANGNSELTVAKKLAQRIPVLILLRQNGREENGWRGCPFWWPILVTPKNTKTVVFSRDLAKS; encoded by the coding sequence ATGAAAACGAACGGAATATGTTACACCCATTTACAGCGAAAAAATCAGTATGAAAAAGAGATGAAAGCATGCATTGAACAGACGGTGGACCTATTACAGCGTCATACCACGAATGAACGAAAGCCGGGGATGCTTCTTGGGAAAATCCAAAGCGGAAAAACGCGCACGTTTATTGGGGTTACGGGCTTAGCCTTTGATAACGGATATGATGCGGTGATTGTGCTGACAAAAGGCACAAAAGCTCTCGCTCAGCAAACGTATGAACGATTAAAGGAAGAATACAAAACGCTCTCAGAATCAGACTGCGTGCAGGTGTTTGACATTATGAAAATTCCAACAAACCTTATTGCTTACGAGCTAGAGCAAAAATTAGTGTTTGTCGTTAAAAAAGAAATTCATAATATGAAACGACTTCATGACGCGCTTTTGCGCTATCCACAGCTCAAAGATCGCAATGTGCTTATTATTGATGATGAGGCAGACTACGCGAGCCTTGGGTTCACGAAGACGCAGCAGGAGACGACTGAAATTAATGCCATTGCAGGACAAATCGATGAACTGAGGAAGGAATTAAAAAAAAGTGCCTTTCTCCAAGTGACGGCTACACCATATTCGCTCTACCTACAGCCGGATGAATTGAAGGTGTCCGAGACGTCTCCTGTTTTTATGCCCATTAAACCAGCCTTTACCGTGTTAGTCCCAACCCCATCTACCTATATTGGAAGCGAGTATTACTTTGAAAACGAAGCGGTGCGAAAAAGCTTGTTTGTACCTATTGATGAGAGGGAGCTTATGGCTTTAAAGAAGCCTGATCGTCGCCGCTTGAAGCTCGAAGAAGTACTAACGAGCAAAAGCATTGAAACATTGCGAAGGTCTGTGCTTTCTTTTCTAGTAGGAGGAGTTGTTCGCAGGATTCAACAGCGTAAAGAAGGAAAGACGTTGGAGAAGTACAGCTTTATTATTCATACACAGCAGGCAAAATCCTCTCATGACTGGCAGGAGAATGTTGTCCTCACACTAAAAGAAAGGCTAGGACAGCTCGCGGTTGATCAGCCAGTTGCTTTGCAGCAGATGCTTGAGAAGTGCTATGAGGAGATGGAGCCAGCCCTTGAGAGCCCTCCACCTAAGCAGGACGTCGTATACGAAGCGCTTTTTATGCTTCAAAAAGACTATCTTTTGGTTACGACAGTAAACTCTGAAAAGGAAATGAACCAGTTGTTAGATGAGCAAGGTCAGTTAAAGCTTCGCGCACCGCTGAATATTTTCATTGGCGGACAGATTTTAGACCGTGGCATCACAATTCGAAATTTGATTGGTTTTTACTATGGACGAAATCCCCGTAGCTTTCAACAGGATACCGTTTTACAGCATTCTCGAATGTTCGGTTACCGATCTCCGGAAGATCTCTCGGTCACGAAATTTTATACGACGGAAGAGATATACGAAGTCATGGAAAAAATTCACGATTTTGATACGGGGCTGCGTACGGCTTTTGAACAAGGTGGGCAAAACCGAGGCGTGGTCTTTATTGAACAAGACTTTTCAAGTAGATTGATTCCTTGTTCACCCAATAAGCTGCTATTGTCGCAAACAACGACTTTGAAGCCGCTCAAGCGGATACTTCCGATTGGATTTCAGACGGGATATAAAACATACATCGCAAAAACGGTAAAAGAGCTTGACCGCCGTATTAAAAGCAGATGGACAGAAAAGAAACCGTTTTTGATCGACATCGAAGAAGCGATTGACTACGTTCGACTAATCAAGCAAACGTTTGATCAACAAGAAGGAAAACAGTGGGATGAATCCTCATTTATTGCAAGCATGTCCTATTTGTCTCGCTACACGAACTCTAAGCATAAAGGAAAAGTCTGGTGTGTTGTTCGATCAGGACGAAATATGAGCAGAGTAAGGGCAAATGGCCGATTTGAGGATGCGCCTGATACAACGGCAAATGGAAATAGTGAATTAACCGTTGCCAAGAAGCTCGCGCAACGAATTCCTGTGCTCATATTGCTCCGGCAAAATGGTCGGGAAGAAAACGGCTGGAGAGGTTGCCCATTTTGGTGGCCCATTCTAGTTACGCCTAAAAACACAAAAACAGTCGTATTTTCCCGTGATCTTGCAAAAAGCTAG
- a CDS encoding DUF2187 family protein has protein sequence MMADEFVNDQGATNEKANNVKEGSKIEVKKGQWKGRKGEVFIVRDNSVLVDLGIDSETNEPIRTVVNHRNYKIIKE, from the coding sequence ATGATGGCTGATGAATTTGTGAATGATCAAGGCGCTACGAATGAAAAAGCGAACAATGTAAAAGAAGGAAGTAAGATTGAAGTAAAAAAAGGTCAATGGAAGGGACGAAAAGGAGAGGTGTTTATCGTTCGCGATAACTCTGTGCTTGTCGACTTGGGTATTGACTCCGAAACAAATGAACCTATTCGTACGGTTGTTAATCACCGCAATTATAAAATTATTAAAGAATAA
- a CDS encoding vWA domain-containing protein: protein MKFIKFNDKNVDSFLFMELADLTKTLTKDEEMEIEYRVSSYYDPLQKKIYLSHFWDNRPRTDMVNGLKSDVFLRSIGTAKHTDFQAVHTFVTSIRKMENRSFAKQLFMLLEDIRLEELCKHERPGTKKAFGTRRAVYRKYFESQMNVNLVKGVYTDAFFNACYLMLTTENPFEEIPSITESLDLATPFIRSEISKAYEAKATSEIVTICLEVMDVLEDIVEKDMLNHYFHLAELDYEQLEQGLTMDDLKRKPKLANDDVLETDKDGDEDIHDETMPTWHQETSEATKSFLQFDLEQGSKTDLMGEGVREGDDGDQALGMIQGSSQQTSRNDYSKLEAMESRKGEEKSGKDNEFGRENRFAFPVFKDPTPSTYEQVRAYEENKKSISLYQKKLKQMIEKTLEHKKILPRTDLQFGRLNKKLLRLWTDDNPRLFLKKNQPSSKIDAVFSLLVDCSASMFDKMNETKLGITLFHEALKSVQVPHQIVGFWEDTNDATETSQPNYFNTVIDFTSSLKRSSGPEIMQLEPEEDNRDGYAIRHMTKRLLQRSEEQKFLLVFSDGEPAANGYEQNGIIDTHEAVLEARKRGIEVINVFLSNGEIDEAQQKTIQNMYGRYSILVPNIEELPDVLFPLLKKLLHKSI from the coding sequence ATGAAGTTTATTAAATTTAATGATAAAAATGTTGATTCCTTCTTGTTTATGGAATTGGCAGATTTAACAAAAACCTTAACCAAGGACGAAGAAATGGAGATTGAATACCGCGTTTCTTCCTACTATGATCCACTCCAAAAAAAGATTTACTTAAGTCATTTTTGGGATAACCGTCCCCGTACGGATATGGTAAATGGGTTGAAAAGTGATGTCTTCTTGCGCAGCATAGGCACAGCGAAGCACACGGACTTTCAGGCAGTTCACACGTTTGTGACGTCTATTCGTAAAATGGAGAATCGAAGCTTTGCAAAACAATTGTTTATGCTTCTAGAAGATATTCGTCTCGAGGAGCTATGTAAGCACGAGCGTCCCGGAACAAAAAAAGCGTTTGGGACGAGACGTGCGGTTTATCGTAAATATTTTGAGAGTCAAATGAACGTGAATCTCGTTAAAGGTGTATACACGGATGCCTTTTTCAATGCGTGTTATTTGATGCTCACAACGGAAAATCCGTTTGAGGAAATTCCATCAATCACCGAGTCTCTAGATCTTGCTACGCCGTTTATCCGAAGTGAAATTTCAAAAGCGTATGAGGCAAAGGCAACAAGTGAGATTGTAACCATTTGTTTAGAGGTCATGGATGTACTAGAAGACATCGTTGAAAAGGACATGCTGAATCATTATTTCCATTTAGCAGAGCTTGATTATGAACAACTTGAGCAAGGCCTGACAATGGACGACTTAAAGCGCAAACCAAAGCTTGCGAATGATGATGTATTAGAAACGGACAAAGACGGTGACGAGGATATTCATGATGAAACAATGCCCACATGGCATCAGGAGACAAGCGAAGCGACAAAAAGCTTCTTGCAATTTGACCTCGAACAAGGATCAAAAACGGATCTGATGGGTGAGGGCGTTCGTGAAGGTGATGATGGTGATCAGGCACTAGGCATGATACAAGGGTCATCACAGCAAACGTCTAGAAACGATTATTCTAAGCTCGAAGCGATGGAGTCTAGAAAAGGCGAGGAGAAGTCAGGTAAGGACAACGAATTCGGACGAGAAAATCGCTTTGCTTTTCCTGTCTTCAAAGATCCGACTCCTTCTACGTACGAACAAGTTAGAGCATATGAAGAAAATAAAAAGAGTATTAGTCTTTATCAGAAAAAGCTAAAGCAAATGATTGAAAAAACGCTCGAACATAAAAAAATTCTACCGAGAACTGATTTGCAGTTTGGTCGTTTAAATAAAAAGCTGCTTCGATTATGGACAGATGATAATCCGCGCCTATTTTTAAAGAAGAATCAGCCTTCTTCAAAGATTGATGCCGTTTTTTCATTGCTTGTGGATTGCTCGGCGTCGATGTTTGATAAAATGAACGAAACGAAGCTAGGCATTACGCTGTTTCATGAAGCGTTAAAATCGGTTCAAGTTCCTCATCAAATCGTTGGATTTTGGGAGGATACGAACGATGCAACGGAAACGAGTCAGCCGAACTATTTTAACACCGTGATCGATTTCACGTCGTCTTTAAAGCGTTCAAGTGGCCCTGAAATTATGCAGCTAGAGCCAGAAGAGGATAATCGTGATGGATACGCGATTCGTCATATGACAAAACGATTGTTGCAGCGCTCGGAGGAACAAAAGTTTTTACTCGTCTTTTCAGACGGAGAGCCAGCAGCAAACGGCTATGAGCAAAACGGGATCATTGATACACATGAAGCCGTTCTTGAAGCACGCAAGCGTGGCATTGAAGTGATTAACGTGTTTTTATCAAACGGAGAAATTGATGAGGCACAGCAAAAAACGATTCAAAACATGTATGGACGCTATAGCATTCTTGTGCCAAACATTGAAGAGTTGCCAGACGTGTTGTTTCCATTACTGAAAAAGCTTCTTCATAAGAGTATTTAA
- a CDS encoding C45 family autoproteolytic acyltransferase/hydolase, whose product MKEIQIDVIQGKGRYYDLGLLEGTHHRDTPLYENHRKRRKRSLRSYETKMNEAKAYYDKFGPGIWDELRGLADGLGWTLEETVHEYSGYQAEWKKSGCSAMMQDGFYARNYDYHPKTYEGRFLLWKPENGYASIGFGTRMIGRMDGMNEKGLVIGYHFVNRRRQTDGFICCAIARFVLDTCATTEEAIDVISRVPHRQAFNYSVYDREGRGAIVEASGRGVHVTRGAALGCANHFDNMTEENRHHLVESKERMAHIDEQIGRSLTPYEAYERFNQKEYGIFKEDYKNSAGTLHTVVYVPATLQVLIGAGRNAKPLSLSFSKWLNDAPLLVKKIKGTFATDETFPFEEPLRF is encoded by the coding sequence ATGAAAGAGATCCAAATTGATGTGATACAAGGGAAAGGGAGGTATTATGACCTTGGCCTCCTTGAGGGAACCCATCATCGAGATACCCCTCTTTATGAAAATCATCGGAAGAGACGGAAGCGTTCTTTGCGTAGCTACGAGACAAAGATGAATGAAGCAAAAGCATACTATGATAAGTTTGGGCCGGGAATTTGGGATGAGCTACGTGGTCTTGCTGATGGGCTAGGGTGGACGCTTGAAGAGACGGTTCATGAATATAGTGGTTATCAGGCAGAATGGAAAAAATCCGGGTGCTCCGCTATGATGCAGGATGGGTTTTATGCACGAAACTATGATTATCATCCAAAAACGTATGAAGGACGCTTTCTTTTGTGGAAGCCTGAGAATGGCTATGCAAGCATAGGATTTGGGACAAGAATGATTGGTCGTATGGACGGGATGAACGAAAAAGGTCTCGTAATTGGCTATCATTTTGTGAACAGACGTCGTCAAACGGACGGGTTTATTTGCTGTGCCATTGCACGCTTTGTTCTTGATACGTGTGCAACCACAGAAGAAGCCATCGATGTTATCTCACGTGTCCCTCATCGTCAGGCATTTAATTATTCCGTGTATGATCGAGAAGGAAGAGGCGCGATCGTAGAAGCTTCAGGGCGAGGAGTACACGTGACGAGAGGAGCTGCTTTAGGGTGTGCGAACCATTTTGATAACATGACAGAGGAAAATCGTCATCATCTCGTAGAGTCTAAAGAGCGGATGGCTCATATTGACGAACAGATTGGACGTTCACTTACTCCATATGAAGCGTATGAACGATTCAATCAAAAAGAGTACGGGATTTTTAAAGAAGACTACAAAAATTCAGCAGGAACGCTTCATACGGTTGTCTACGTTCCCGCAACGCTGCAAGTACTCATTGGAGCAGGGAGAAATGCCAAGCCTCTCTCTCTATCTTTTTCAAAATGGCTGAATGACGCACCACTTCTTGTCAAAAAAATAAAAGGAACGTTCGCAACAGATGAAACGTTCCCATTCGAAGAGCCATTACGTTTCTAA
- the shc gene encoding squalene--hopene cyclase, whose amino-acid sequence MISTTTVQQNIQKRIAELRKWQQPDGRWRFCFEGSIMTNAFVIILLRTLQVKEEKVIKQLATYIRNRQHPNGYWNTAPDEKGHLTSTVLAYTALLCAGDEQESDEHMKKAKKFIEQNGGIAKAHFMTKWMLAVNGLYKWPSFFYIPMSFLLIPSYAPVNFFDLSAYARIHFVPMMIAANKKFSLSSPHMPSSFFRTYEEDDWLVGEDRSFVQLLVNEMKKIAALPTYIHEKGYKEAENYMLQRIERDGTLYSYVSSTVFMIYALLALGYDKRTPVIRHALKGILEHAKLLQEDELYIENSTSTVWDTSLLTYALQEAGVEYHDPMITAANHYLVRRQHDAYGDWSVHNPRISPGGWGFSDSNTLNPDLDDTSAVLRALTRTSSKGSFLLNWTKGNAWLLSMQNRDGGFAAFEKNTDSSVLTHLPLDNAKDAATDPATADLTGRVLEYFGTFTGMKHHHPTAKRAVQWLLSHQEKNGSWYGRWGTCYIYGTWGAVTGLRAVGIEPTQKSMQKAASWLKSIQNDDGGWGESCQSAEMKKYIPLSFSTVSQTAWALDALLTLLPKDDEAIQKGIHFLLKDPHQKEALDYPTGIGLPGQFYIRYHSYEHLYPLLALSHYQRA is encoded by the coding sequence ATGATTTCAACAACAACCGTTCAACAAAATATACAAAAACGAATTGCAGAGCTCCGTAAATGGCAGCAACCAGACGGAAGATGGCGTTTTTGCTTTGAGGGCAGTATAATGACAAATGCATTTGTCATTATACTTTTGCGAACGTTGCAAGTAAAAGAAGAAAAAGTTATTAAGCAACTAGCTACCTACATACGAAATCGCCAGCATCCAAACGGCTATTGGAATACAGCTCCTGATGAAAAAGGGCATCTAACTAGCACAGTCTTAGCTTACACCGCTCTTTTATGTGCAGGTGATGAACAAGAATCAGACGAACATATGAAAAAAGCAAAAAAATTCATTGAGCAAAATGGTGGTATCGCGAAGGCTCACTTTATGACTAAGTGGATGTTAGCTGTAAACGGTCTGTACAAATGGCCTTCCTTTTTTTATATTCCCATGAGCTTTCTACTAATCCCTTCTTACGCACCTGTTAACTTTTTTGATCTGAGTGCCTACGCGCGTATCCACTTCGTTCCAATGATGATCGCAGCAAACAAAAAGTTTTCCTTGTCCTCTCCACACATGCCATCATCCTTTTTTCGCACTTACGAAGAAGATGATTGGTTAGTAGGCGAAGACCGATCTTTTGTGCAGCTTCTCGTAAACGAAATGAAAAAAATAGCCGCCCTGCCTACTTACATTCATGAAAAAGGATACAAAGAAGCAGAGAACTATATGCTACAGCGAATTGAGCGAGACGGAACGCTGTACAGCTACGTAAGTTCGACTGTTTTTATGATTTATGCGCTCCTAGCACTTGGCTATGACAAACGAACGCCCGTTATTCGTCATGCGCTAAAAGGGATTCTCGAGCACGCAAAGCTCTTACAAGAAGATGAGTTGTATATTGAAAATTCAACGTCCACTGTATGGGATACTTCACTTCTCACTTATGCTTTACAGGAGGCGGGCGTTGAATATCATGATCCAATGATTACGGCTGCAAATCATTACTTAGTGAGAAGACAGCATGACGCTTATGGGGATTGGTCCGTGCATAACCCACGTATCTCACCTGGAGGTTGGGGATTTTCAGATAGCAACACGTTAAACCCCGACTTAGACGATACGTCTGCTGTACTGCGCGCTTTGACACGGACTTCTTCGAAAGGGTCCTTTCTCCTCAACTGGACAAAAGGAAATGCTTGGCTTTTATCGATGCAAAATCGCGACGGCGGCTTTGCGGCTTTTGAGAAAAATACTGACTCTAGTGTTCTTACACATTTGCCTCTTGATAATGCAAAAGATGCGGCGACAGACCCTGCAACAGCGGATTTAACCGGAAGAGTGCTAGAGTACTTTGGTACGTTTACAGGTATGAAGCATCATCATCCAACTGCAAAACGTGCCGTGCAGTGGTTGCTTTCACATCAAGAAAAGAACGGCTCTTGGTATGGAAGGTGGGGCACGTGCTACATTTACGGAACGTGGGGAGCTGTGACTGGTCTACGGGCTGTCGGAATAGAACCAACACAGAAGTCGATGCAAAAAGCCGCAAGCTGGCTGAAGAGCATTCAGAACGATGACGGAGGATGGGGCGAATCGTGTCAAAGTGCAGAGATGAAAAAATACATTCCTCTATCATTTAGTACCGTGTCACAAACCGCTTGGGCACTCGATGCCCTTCTTACTCTATTGCCCAAAGACGATGAAGCAATACAAAAAGGCATTCACTTTCTATTAAAAGACCCACACCAAAAAGAAGCTCTTGATTACCCTACAGGTATTGGACTTCCAGGACAGTTTTACATTCGCTATCATAGCTATGAGCACCTTTATCCGCTTCTAGCTCTATCACATTATCAGCGTGCCTAG
- a CDS encoding putative bifunctional diguanylate cyclase/phosphodiesterase has translation MRRDAKSKRTVLNVLKQISKSFHTSFVITDPSLPDNPIIFANQCFEELTGYERNEYLYQNCRLLQGRKTNSHVRAQIKQAIAEQHSGIFEVLNYKKDGSVFWNELFINPILNDQGHPLYIIAIQHDITKRKQTEMMVEVQNKVLREIEEGMSLKEGLICIKEVANLFLHDCGECIIAVEDDHAPLSLTTIGEDEAGLETLLSSQNPQNVILNTIRSVSSLISVMFHFDSSYMPTDVDHSFLELIASVVKNSVEKSQKQQSIQNLVYYDQLTGLPNLDYFKKIGSELIGEAKERNTKLFVLLLDVDHFKLINDHFGHEMGDFILKELTKRLQQCTAGHYELARFGGDEFVMVGEFESEAHVLELLQCIFRETEYPFLLDEKEYYGSSSIGVSVFPMDGGEIGELLKNADIAMYMAKRKDNEKYAFFQRQHGVIAAENFSLVRDLHNAIINQEFVVYYQPKVNMITRKIIGFEALVRWIHPEKGIISPDRFIPLAERHGKIIEIEHLVLEQVCRDQKAWLDRGYGLRKIAVNISAIQFFRSNFLEVFQSILQRFGTEASWLELEVTERIAMTDIQKLIPILKELQSMGVSLYIDDFGTGYSSLRYLQRLPLSGLKIDRSFISDINSNRGNLSIVRSIIQLAINLGLTIVAEGVETTEQQHVLIQCGCIEAQGYHYGKPISAAEVENLLKT, from the coding sequence ATGAGGAGAGACGCGAAGTCAAAACGAACGGTCTTAAATGTATTAAAACAGATTTCAAAAAGCTTTCATACAAGTTTTGTGATTACAGACCCCTCTTTGCCAGATAACCCCATCATTTTTGCCAACCAGTGTTTCGAAGAGCTTACAGGCTATGAAAGAAACGAGTATCTTTATCAAAATTGTCGACTTCTTCAGGGGAGAAAAACAAATTCACACGTAAGAGCTCAGATTAAACAAGCTATCGCCGAACAGCACTCCGGTATATTTGAAGTGCTAAATTATAAAAAAGATGGTTCAGTTTTTTGGAACGAGTTGTTTATTAATCCAATTTTAAATGATCAAGGGCACCCATTGTACATTATTGCTATTCAACACGATATTACGAAACGAAAGCAAACTGAGATGATGGTTGAGGTGCAAAACAAGGTGCTAAGGGAAATTGAAGAGGGGATGTCGTTAAAAGAAGGCTTGATTTGCATTAAGGAGGTCGCCAACTTATTTTTGCACGACTGCGGAGAGTGTATCATTGCTGTAGAAGACGACCACGCGCCTCTCTCTTTGACAACAATAGGGGAAGATGAAGCTGGATTAGAGACCCTCCTTTCCTCTCAAAACCCCCAGAATGTCATACTAAATACGATACGTTCTGTCTCCTCGTTAATTTCAGTCATGTTTCATTTTGATTCTTCCTATATGCCAACAGATGTAGATCACTCCTTTCTTGAGCTCATTGCTTCTGTTGTGAAAAACTCCGTTGAAAAATCGCAAAAGCAGCAAAGTATTCAAAATCTCGTGTATTATGATCAGCTCACAGGTCTTCCAAACTTAGATTATTTTAAAAAAATTGGGAGCGAACTGATTGGTGAAGCAAAGGAAAGGAACACGAAACTTTTCGTTTTACTTCTAGACGTTGATCATTTTAAATTAATTAACGATCACTTTGGTCACGAAATGGGTGATTTTATTTTAAAAGAGTTAACAAAGAGGCTTCAGCAGTGCACGGCAGGACACTATGAACTGGCGCGTTTTGGCGGAGATGAATTTGTTATGGTAGGAGAGTTCGAGTCTGAGGCGCATGTTCTTGAGTTGCTTCAATGCATATTTCGGGAAACAGAATACCCTTTTTTACTTGATGAGAAGGAGTACTACGGATCATCAAGTATTGGGGTAAGCGTATTTCCGATGGACGGAGGAGAAATAGGAGAGCTTTTGAAAAATGCAGACATTGCCATGTACATGGCTAAGAGAAAGGATAATGAAAAGTATGCGTTTTTTCAGCGACAGCATGGCGTAATCGCCGCTGAAAACTTCTCGCTTGTTCGAGATCTTCACAATGCCATCATTAATCAGGAGTTTGTAGTCTATTATCAACCAAAAGTGAACATGATTACACGAAAAATTATTGGTTTTGAAGCGCTCGTAAGATGGATTCATCCAGAAAAGGGAATCATCTCACCTGATCGATTTATACCACTGGCAGAACGGCATGGGAAAATTATTGAAATTGAACACTTAGTGCTGGAACAAGTGTGTAGGGATCAAAAAGCATGGCTAGATAGAGGGTATGGCTTGCGTAAAATAGCGGTCAATATTTCCGCTATCCAATTTTTTCGTTCCAATTTTTTAGAGGTGTTTCAGTCAATCTTGCAGCGGTTTGGCACTGAAGCGAGCTGGCTGGAGCTCGAAGTAACAGAGAGAATTGCTATGACGGATATTCAGAAACTGATCCCGATTTTAAAAGAGCTTCAATCGATGGGAGTATCTCTTTATATCGATGATTTTGGTACAGGATATTCGTCTCTGCGCTATCTTCAACGACTTCCTCTTTCAGGTCTTAAAATTGATCGATCATTTATTTCCGATATCAATAGCAACAGGGGAAATTTGTCTATCGTGCGCTCTATTATCCAACTAGCAATAAATTTAGGACTAACGATTGTTGCAGAAGGGGTGGAAACGACTGAACAGCAACACGTTCTCATACAATGTGGGTGTATAGAGGCACAAGGATATCACTACGGGAAGCCAATATCAGCAGCTGAGGTAGAGAATCTCCTGAAGACGTAA
- a CDS encoding ATP-binding protein has product MSFDHTTLQFPQKIKELIEQRKQTISTEDQVLIGQGGYTPSDESILIDAVIALSLGKNVLLKGPTGSGKTKLAETLSAIFAQPMHSINCSVDLDAEALLGFKTIQDLNGKTSIEFVAGPVIQAMNKGHLLYIDEINMAKPETLPVLNGVLDYRKMITNPFTGEVVKAQSGFGVIAAINEGYVGTVPLNEALKNRFVVIDVPYVQSEALTEVLTAQSQLEDEKLIAKFVSLSADLITQVRNGQVSEEAASVRALLDTCDLAVYLPPLRAIQRGIIEKLEDDREKAAVQNIAETIFE; this is encoded by the coding sequence ATGTCATTTGATCATACTACACTGCAATTTCCACAAAAAATTAAAGAGTTAATTGAACAACGTAAACAAACTATTTCTACTGAAGATCAGGTTTTAATCGGACAAGGTGGCTACACGCCATCAGATGAGTCCATCTTAATAGATGCTGTTATTGCGTTATCGTTAGGGAAAAACGTTCTTTTAAAAGGTCCAACAGGATCAGGGAAAACGAAGCTAGCTGAAACGTTATCCGCTATCTTTGCACAGCCTATGCATAGCATTAACTGCTCGGTTGATCTAGATGCAGAGGCATTGCTAGGATTCAAAACGATTCAAGATTTGAACGGAAAAACATCCATTGAATTCGTGGCTGGACCGGTTATTCAAGCGATGAATAAAGGTCACCTTTTATACATTGATGAAATTAATATGGCAAAGCCTGAAACGCTTCCTGTTCTAAACGGAGTACTTGACTATCGTAAAATGATTACGAACCCGTTCACAGGAGAGGTTGTAAAAGCTCAATCTGGATTTGGTGTCATTGCAGCTATTAATGAAGGGTACGTGGGGACAGTTCCATTAAATGAAGCACTAAAAAACCGCTTTGTCGTTATTGACGTACCTTATGTACAAAGTGAGGCGTTAACAGAAGTATTAACAGCACAGTCACAGCTAGAAGATGAGAAGCTGATTGCAAAATTTGTGTCCTTGTCTGCAGACTTAATTACACAAGTTCGTAATGGTCAAGTGTCAGAAGAGGCCGCATCTGTACGTGCTCTGTTAGATACGTGTGATCTAGCCGTATACTTGCCACCGCTACGTGCCATTCAACGAGGCATTATTGAGAAGCTAGAGGATGATCGTGAGAAAGCGGCTGTTCAAAATATTGCTGAAACGATTTTTGAGTAA
- the bluB gene encoding 5,6-dimethylbenzimidazole synthase translates to MLRDEEKEGVYKAIENRRDVRSFLSTPIPDEKLQKLLEAAHHAPSVGFMQPWNFIIVTNEETKEKLAWAADKEKRALAIHYEDKQEKESKFLSLKVQGLKEAPVTICITCDPTKGGSHVLGRNSIPETDILSTACAIQNMWLAAYAEGLAMGWVSFYKKNDVRDILGIPPHVEPIALLSIGYTEDYPEKPILESANWEKRRMLDSLIFNEKWDGNQHS, encoded by the coding sequence ATGTTAAGAGATGAAGAAAAAGAAGGCGTTTACAAAGCGATTGAGAACCGTCGGGACGTGCGAAGTTTTTTATCGACACCTATTCCTGACGAGAAACTACAAAAGTTGTTAGAAGCAGCACATCATGCTCCCTCTGTTGGATTTATGCAGCCGTGGAACTTTATTATTGTGACAAACGAAGAGACAAAAGAAAAGCTGGCATGGGCAGCGGATAAAGAAAAGCGAGCGCTTGCCATTCATTATGAAGACAAGCAAGAAAAAGAAAGTAAGTTTTTGTCTTTAAAGGTACAAGGATTAAAAGAAGCTCCGGTTACGATCTGTATTACGTGTGATCCAACAAAAGGGGGCTCACATGTGTTAGGCCGAAATTCCATTCCAGAGACGGATATTTTATCAACCGCTTGTGCCATTCAAAATATGTGGCTCGCTGCCTATGCAGAAGGACTTGCGATGGGCTGGGTTAGCTTTTACAAGAAAAATGACGTTCGCGATATTTTAGGCATTCCGCCACATGTGGAGCCCATTGCCCTTTTGTCGATTGGCTATACGGAGGATTATCCAGAAAAGCCAATCTTAGAGAGCGCGAACTGGGAAAAGCGACGGATGCTTGATAGTTTGATTTTTAATGAAAAATGGGATGGAAATCAGCATAGCTAA